In Halalkalicoccus sp. NIPERK01, one DNA window encodes the following:
- the hutH gene encoding histidine ammonia-lyase yields the protein MSESEPVVLDGASLTPEDVAAVARDGRPVAISDSAREAVRESRERVEEVLDGDEAVYGLNTGFGQLVTERIPARDRERLQTNLVRSHASGVGRELEREEVRAMMLTRINALVKGYSGIREVVVDHLVTMLNREVHPVVKSRGSLGASGDLAPLAHQALVLLGEGEARVSPRDTERSSGRSPRDEDGERLDGEAALAKAGLEPLSLAAKEGLALINGTQLSVGLGALCVVDAERALRGADIAGALTTEVLMGTTAACDPAIQDVRPHSGQATSARNVRNLTAGSEIVESHRNCDRVQDAYSIRCLPQVHGAARDAVSHLREAVEIELNSATDNPLIFAGDSVDDRASGTENVGVLSGGNFHGAPLALRLDYATNALADLAAIAERRVDRLLNPNLQEDHLPPFLTPDSGVCSGYMIAQYSAAALVNENRSLGAPSIDNTPVSGGQEDHVSMSAQSALNARTAVENALTVVGIELLCGAQAMEFVDDGLAPGSGTGVAYDTIRDVIPPLDDDRPLHAEIEIAAELIATGTLEARVERGANEPIV from the coding sequence ATGAGCGAGAGCGAACCGGTCGTACTCGACGGCGCGTCGCTCACTCCCGAAGACGTGGCCGCGGTCGCCCGCGACGGTCGCCCGGTGGCGATCAGCGATTCCGCGCGCGAGGCCGTCAGGGAGTCCAGGGAACGCGTCGAGGAGGTCCTCGACGGCGACGAAGCGGTCTACGGGCTGAACACCGGTTTCGGCCAGCTCGTGACCGAACGGATCCCCGCACGCGATCGTGAGCGGCTCCAGACCAACCTCGTCCGGAGCCACGCCTCGGGTGTGGGCCGCGAACTCGAACGCGAAGAAGTGCGCGCGATGATGCTCACACGGATCAACGCGCTCGTGAAGGGGTATTCGGGCATCCGCGAGGTCGTCGTCGACCACCTCGTGACGATGCTCAATCGGGAGGTCCACCCGGTCGTCAAATCCCGCGGCAGCCTCGGCGCGAGCGGCGATCTCGCGCCGCTGGCCCACCAGGCGCTCGTGCTGCTGGGTGAGGGTGAGGCCCGCGTGTCGCCACGCGACACGGAACGGTCGAGCGGGCGAAGCCCGCGAGACGAGGACGGCGAACGGCTCGACGGAGAGGCCGCACTCGCGAAGGCGGGTCTCGAGCCACTCTCGCTCGCCGCGAAGGAGGGGCTGGCGCTCATCAACGGAACGCAACTCTCCGTCGGACTGGGAGCACTCTGCGTCGTCGATGCCGAACGCGCGCTCAGGGGCGCCGACATCGCCGGCGCACTCACGACCGAGGTCCTGATGGGCACCACCGCCGCCTGTGACCCGGCGATCCAGGACGTGCGCCCGCATTCGGGACAGGCCACGAGTGCGCGCAACGTTCGAAACCTCACTGCCGGGTCTGAAATCGTCGAGTCCCACCGCAACTGCGATCGCGTTCAGGACGCCTACTCGATCCGCTGTCTTCCGCAAGTCCACGGCGCGGCACGTGATGCAGTTTCTCATCTCCGTGAGGCAGTCGAGATCGAACTCAACAGCGCAACCGACAATCCTCTCATCTTCGCGGGCGACTCCGTCGACGACCGCGCGAGCGGCACCGAGAACGTGGGCGTGCTCTCGGGCGGGAACTTCCACGGGGCGCCGCTCGCGCTCCGGCTCGATTATGCCACGAACGCACTCGCAGACCTCGCCGCCATCGCCGAGCGCCGCGTCGATCGGCTGCTCAACCCGAACCTCCAGGAGGACCATCTCCCACCGTTTCTCACCCCCGACAGCGGCGTCTGCTCGGGCTACATGATCGCCCAGTACAGTGCTGCCGCGCTCGTCAACGAGAATCGATCGCTCGGTGCGCCATCGATCGACAACACGCCCGTGAGCGGCGGACAGGAGGATCACGTGAGCATGAGCGCCCAGAGCGCACTCAACGCCCGTACTGCCGTCGAGAACGCGCTGACGGTGGTTGGTATCGAACTACTGTGTGGCGCACAGGCGATGGAGTTCGTCGACGACGGACTCGCACCCGGCAGCGGTACCGGCGTGGCCTACGATACGATTCGAGATGTGATACCACCACTCGACGACGATCGACCACTCCACGCCGAAATCGAGATCGCAGCAGAGTTGATAGCCACAGGAACGCTCGAAGCCCGGGTTGAGAGGGGAGCTAATGAACCAATCGTCTAA
- a CDS encoding plastocyanin/azurin family copper-binding protein, producing the protein MATPHHNINAIHTAFGYQQRVPEDVPPFSSPVLAGGTYWLYTFEEEGVYDYVCSPHEAFGMAGRIVAGSATGPGAEPIDMESEDEQARPPTLTAALVLSDEALDPERIVEEGSVSWDGVADESKQLLIEIRGGEEPVSHNSHE; encoded by the coding sequence ATGGCAACGCCGCATCACAACATCAACGCTATTCACACGGCGTTTGGCTACCAGCAGCGAGTACCGGAGGACGTACCGCCGTTCTCATCTCCGGTATTAGCAGGCGGAACGTACTGGCTCTACACGTTCGAGGAGGAGGGCGTTTACGATTACGTTTGCTCGCCGCACGAAGCCTTCGGGATGGCAGGTCGAATCGTCGCTGGTTCAGCTACGGGACCTGGTGCGGAGCCGATCGATATGGAGAGCGAAGACGAGCAAGCCCGGCCACCAACGCTCACTGCGGCACTTGTGCTTAGCGACGAAGCGTTGGATCCCGAGCGGATCGTCGAAGAGGGCTCAGTATCGTGGGACGGCGTGGCTGACGAGAGCAAGCAGCTCCTCATCGAGATTCGCGGCGGCGAGGAGCCTGTATCGCATAACTCTCACGAATGA
- a CDS encoding ferritin-like domain-containing protein, with translation MSITSKRELFDRELQKLYHAEIEILDLHGDLADAAASDEVRTIFAGHEGDTVDQIDRIEEIFAVLDMEPREQGSPIMEGLIAEKDQFVVEVEDDDLRDLDVINIGMINERLEITLLDRLILLANELGFPESTTMNLEENRSEAQTALERMQEFLEYQHVS, from the coding sequence ATGTCGATCACATCGAAACGCGAGTTATTCGACCGAGAGCTACAGAAACTCTATCACGCCGAGATCGAAATTCTGGATCTGCATGGTGATCTCGCGGACGCAGCAGCGAGCGACGAGGTACGAACGATTTTCGCCGGCCATGAAGGCGACACGGTCGATCAGATCGACCGCATCGAAGAGATTTTCGCAGTTCTCGATATGGAACCCCGTGAACAGGGGAGTCCAATTATGGAAGGCTTGATCGCCGAGAAAGACCAGTTCGTGGTTGAGGTAGAGGATGATGATCTCCGAGATCTTGACGTAATCAATATCGGGATGATCAACGAGCGGCTCGAAATTACTCTCCTTGACCGGCTGATTCTCTTGGCAAACGAACTCGGTTTTCCGGAATCCACGACGATGAACTTGGAAGAGAACCGATCGGAGGCGCAGACCGCTCTCGAACGTATGCAAGAGTTCCTTGAATACCAACACGTTAGTTAG
- the chrA gene encoding chromate efflux transporter produces MADAEATGVGEEYSGRSSPAKLVEIARYFLFIGIVGFGGPLVHIAMMEDDLVGEDSRNWTDESIFMEGLAICNMLPGPASTQLGIFMGWIRAGNPGALVAGFFFMLPTFILVVFFSWLYFAYQTLPAVEAAFYGINPVVIGLIVGATYSMAQSALADGRSHAEFDIGSDTWSVDFLLVALLVAATVATATLNPNPVLEFIVAGLIAVGIYRSDWVRANAKRIAAAGIVTAGIGSLYTLRGRFLDLVGPRIRAAIEASPLWGIALALWANPWVKLFLFMVYTGSFIYGGGLVLIPFIEKYVVNEFAWLTAREFVDGIAIGQLSPGPVVMTTAFVGYKLLLDVSGGLVWVAVVGALVAMIGAFGPSFVFIMGFFPYFARVRENDVIQTALTGVNAAVVGAILGATVTLAVESFVDVFTVVLAVVTFGLFVRGTHAAYLILGGGGIGMAWYFLVL; encoded by the coding sequence ATGGCTGACGCCGAAGCCACCGGCGTTGGAGAGGAATACAGCGGACGATCGAGCCCTGCAAAGCTCGTCGAAATCGCCCGCTACTTCCTCTTTATCGGAATCGTCGGGTTCGGCGGGCCACTCGTCCACATCGCCATGATGGAGGACGATCTCGTCGGAGAGGACTCTCGCAACTGGACTGACGAGTCAATCTTCATGGAAGGACTGGCGATTTGCAATATGCTTCCCGGTCCCGCATCCACGCAACTGGGAATTTTCATGGGCTGGATTCGCGCGGGCAATCCCGGTGCCCTCGTCGCCGGCTTCTTCTTCATGCTTCCAACGTTCATCCTCGTGGTGTTTTTCTCGTGGCTATACTTCGCGTATCAGACGCTCCCGGCCGTCGAAGCCGCGTTCTACGGGATCAATCCGGTCGTCATCGGTCTCATCGTCGGCGCGACATACTCAATGGCACAGAGTGCCCTCGCCGATGGGCGATCACACGCCGAGTTCGACATCGGATCTGACACGTGGTCGGTTGATTTCCTCTTGGTTGCGCTCCTCGTTGCCGCAACCGTCGCGACGGCCACCCTGAACCCGAACCCCGTCCTCGAATTCATCGTTGCAGGCCTGATCGCCGTTGGCATCTATCGGTCAGACTGGGTACGAGCGAATGCGAAACGGATCGCTGCCGCGGGTATCGTGACTGCTGGCATCGGCAGCCTCTACACGCTCCGAGGTCGGTTTCTCGATCTGGTCGGCCCCCGAATTCGGGCGGCCATCGAAGCGAGCCCCCTCTGGGGTATCGCCCTAGCTCTCTGGGCAAACCCGTGGGTGAAGCTGTTTCTGTTCATGGTTTACACAGGCTCGTTCATCTATGGTGGCGGCCTCGTCCTCATCCCGTTCATCGAGAAGTACGTCGTCAACGAGTTCGCGTGGTTGACCGCCCGTGAGTTCGTCGACGGTATCGCGATCGGCCAGCTCTCGCCCGGTCCCGTCGTGATGACGACGGCATTCGTCGGCTACAAACTCCTGCTTGACGTCTCCGGGGGACTGGTATGGGTCGCCGTCGTGGGTGCGTTGGTCGCGATGATCGGCGCCTTCGGCCCGTCGTTCGTCTTCATTATGGGCTTCTTCCCGTACTTCGCCCGAGTTCGTGAGAACGACGTCATCCAAACGGCTCTCACCGGCGTCAACGCCGCCGTCGTCGGAGCCATCCTCGGTGCAACCGTCACCCTCGCAGTGGAATCGTTCGTCGACGTCTTCACCGTCGTCCTCGCCGTCGTCACATTCGGACTGTTCGTCCGTGGAACACACGCTGCATATCTGATTCTGGGCGGCGGCGGGATCGGCATGGCGTGGTACTTCCTCGTCCTATGA
- a CDS encoding MFS transporter, with translation MSQEQVTVETDESGPLDTFRQFFALERDVLVLSLAMFAFSLGFQMTNRFLPEYMVALGASGFVVGLFGTVSNIISAVFPYPGGAISDRIGSRYALTLFGLISTVGFGVWLVAPNLGVITVAGVTVQPWIWIFVGLLLAQGWKSFGLGATFAVVKQATDPSRLAAGFASTETFRRTAFLIGPVLAAVLIGFHPDFTVSFQYVLAVAVIFGVVGTVAQHVLYDVDERSSSDNQNSESSDDASEDSIGGSFEELAQVRRDLREMPEPLRPLLVGDTLVRFANGMVYVFFVLVITQFYEVGFETTVSLAGFSYGIDLSPEAFFGYLLGVEMLIALLTMAPAAKAAERVGLKPVVALGFAVYALFPVVLISGPEVLAPLMSLSWAMILIFAVSGLRFAGLPSHKALIVGPAEQEAGGRVTGTYYLLRNTIVIPSAALGGYLWEFVSPEIAFTLAAVIGVVGTGYFLVFGEEFEAYV, from the coding sequence ATGAGTCAGGAGCAAGTTACGGTTGAGACGGACGAATCGGGACCGTTAGATACGTTTCGGCAGTTCTTCGCCCTTGAACGGGACGTACTGGTACTGTCGCTGGCGATGTTCGCGTTCAGCCTCGGCTTCCAGATGACCAATCGGTTCCTCCCGGAGTACATGGTTGCACTGGGCGCGTCGGGATTCGTCGTTGGCCTCTTTGGGACTGTCAGCAACATCATCTCGGCGGTATTCCCGTATCCCGGCGGCGCTATTTCGGACCGCATCGGCTCGCGGTATGCACTCACGCTGTTCGGGTTGATCTCGACGGTCGGATTCGGGGTCTGGCTGGTCGCGCCGAACCTCGGCGTGATTACCGTCGCCGGCGTCACGGTCCAACCCTGGATCTGGATCTTCGTCGGCCTGCTGCTCGCACAGGGCTGGAAGTCGTTCGGGCTGGGCGCGACGTTTGCGGTCGTCAAACAAGCGACTGATCCCTCACGATTGGCTGCCGGCTTCGCCAGCACCGAGACGTTCCGCCGGACGGCGTTCCTCATCGGTCCAGTGCTCGCAGCGGTCCTGATCGGCTTCCATCCAGACTTCACGGTAAGCTTCCAGTACGTCCTTGCCGTGGCGGTCATCTTTGGGGTTGTCGGCACCGTCGCCCAGCACGTCCTCTATGACGTCGACGAGCGGAGCTCGTCGGACAATCAGAACTCAGAGAGTTCTGATGACGCAAGCGAGGATTCTATCGGGGGTTCGTTCGAGGAGCTTGCTCAAGTTAGACGGGACCTGCGTGAGATGCCCGAGCCACTTCGCCCACTCCTGGTGGGTGATACGCTCGTCCGATTCGCGAACGGAATGGTCTACGTCTTCTTCGTGCTGGTGATCACGCAGTTCTACGAGGTCGGATTCGAGACGACGGTTTCGCTGGCCGGCTTCTCATATGGCATCGATCTCTCGCCGGAGGCGTTTTTCGGCTATCTACTCGGTGTCGAGATGCTGATCGCGCTCCTCACGATGGCACCCGCTGCGAAAGCCGCCGAGCGCGTCGGTCTCAAGCCAGTCGTCGCGCTGGGTTTTGCAGTCTATGCCCTCTTTCCCGTCGTACTCATCAGTGGACCGGAAGTCCTCGCACCACTGATGTCACTCTCGTGGGCGATGATTCTCATCTTCGCGGTCTCTGGACTCCGCTTCGCGGGCCTTCCCTCGCACAAGGCGTTGATTGTCGGTCCTGCCGAGCAAGAGGCCGGCGGGCGCGTCACAGGCACGTACTATCTTCTGCGGAACACGATCGTCATCCCGAGTGCCGCTCTCGGCGGCTACCTCTGGGAGTTCGTGAGTCCGGAAATCGCGTTCACACTCGCAGCAGTGATTGGCGTTGTCGGGACCGGCTACTTCCTCGTCTTCGGCGAGGAATTCGAGGCATACGTATGA
- a CDS encoding low molecular weight phosphatase family protein, giving the protein MTKIAFICVGNAGRSQMASALAERERAERGMDVEIITGGVDPAESVHDEVIKAMDEISIDISDRTPRQITPEDIEDVDYVVTMGCSVEQFRPDDWDGESFVWELEAGDTCEQRAELSHRIEQFFDDLE; this is encoded by the coding sequence ATGACGAAAATCGCGTTCATCTGTGTTGGTAACGCAGGTCGAAGCCAGATGGCAAGCGCTCTTGCAGAGCGCGAGCGGGCTGAGCGGGGTATGGATGTCGAGATCATCACCGGCGGGGTTGATCCGGCTGAAAGCGTCCATGACGAGGTTATCAAAGCGATGGACGAGATCAGTATCGACATCAGTGACCGGACGCCACGGCAGATCACGCCCGAGGACATCGAGGACGTGGACTATGTCGTGACGATGGGCTGTTCGGTTGAGCAATTCCGCCCAGACGATTGGGACGGCGAAAGTTTCGTCTGGGAACTGGAGGCTGGTGATACCTGTGAGCAGCGGGCTGAACTCAGTCACCGCATTGAACAGTTCTTTGACGATCTCGAATGA
- a CDS encoding putative sulfate/molybdate transporter yields MAFSSDHWRKHSAKFSTGEFTGAIGDSVTVFPMVVAIAALTELSLAHLLLGFAVFQIVWGLYYGLPVSVEPMKALAALVIAGALTASELAVAGLLAGIVLLVVGWTGTLGRIEQYVGQPVIRGVQLGVGLILLETGIQLSLDGLTLALLSMGIAAVVIVAGYQKASALVVLCLGVVFTITQVGVPTPQLPAFTVRLPSLSSVSVAALEGTVAQLAMTVGNAAVATSLLLSDYYDANVSADELSTSMGVMNLFAIPLGAMPMCHGSGGVAGKYAFGARTAGSNVILGVIYAVAAVLAVGIVAAFPLPMLGVVLGLIAIELGRAGLETDHLPLTLGIGVLGVVTNIGIAFVVGALGYLLLEHMS; encoded by the coding sequence GTGGCGTTCTCAAGCGATCATTGGCGTAAGCATTCGGCCAAATTCTCCACAGGTGAATTTACTGGGGCGATAGGGGATTCGGTCACGGTGTTTCCGATGGTCGTCGCTATCGCTGCCCTCACGGAACTCTCGCTGGCCCATCTCCTTCTCGGGTTCGCAGTGTTCCAGATCGTCTGGGGGCTCTACTACGGCCTTCCGGTATCGGTCGAGCCGATGAAGGCACTCGCCGCGCTCGTGATCGCAGGCGCTCTCACAGCGAGCGAACTCGCGGTCGCCGGTCTCCTCGCCGGCATTGTTCTTCTCGTGGTTGGATGGACGGGTACGCTCGGCCGAATCGAGCAGTACGTGGGTCAGCCAGTGATTCGAGGCGTTCAACTCGGGGTAGGGCTCATTCTCCTTGAAACCGGTATCCAACTGAGTCTCGACGGGCTGACGCTCGCACTCCTATCGATGGGCATCGCAGCGGTTGTGATCGTCGCGGGCTACCAGAAGGCGAGCGCGCTCGTTGTCCTCTGTCTCGGGGTCGTCTTCACAATTACACAGGTTGGCGTTCCAACACCGCAGCTTCCTGCGTTTACAGTTCGTCTTCCGAGTCTGTCGTCGGTCTCTGTGGCGGCGCTTGAAGGAACGGTCGCACAACTCGCAATGACTGTCGGAAACGCTGCCGTCGCCACCTCGTTACTTCTCTCGGACTACTACGACGCAAACGTGTCTGCCGACGAGCTCTCGACGAGTATGGGCGTGATGAATCTGTTCGCCATCCCACTTGGGGCGATGCCAATGTGTCACGGGAGTGGGGGCGTCGCTGGAAAGTATGCCTTCGGTGCCCGTACCGCCGGATCGAACGTGATTCTCGGAGTGATTTACGCGGTTGCCGCCGTACTGGCGGTCGGTATTGTGGCTGCGTTCCCCCTGCCAATGCTCGGGGTTGTCCTCGGTCTGATCGCTATTGAACTCGGACGGGCAGGTCTTGAGACGGACCACCTGCCACTCACGCTTGGAATCGGCGTGCTTGGCGTGGTGACAAACATCGGTATTGCGTTTGTGGTGGGTGCCCTAGGGTACCTTCTCCTTGAACACATGTCGTAG
- a CDS encoding alpha/beta fold hydrolase: MSQISEEAALHGVDIVGPTDGQPVVFVHGAMFTRKLWAPQRDALSDEYRVIAPDLPGHGTRLDETFRLEPAIELLDDLIETQADGHAILVGLSLGGYVSTEYASRYPEKVDGLVVVGSSANPVGRMEAVTRVVGTVSRLATRSDRVEQGIRRAGEKWVRERDLSPEIKEEIIDSGIYPRQFGEAGPDLRGKDFRSALSTYPGPTLVINGARDLIMQRGAEDHAAATNNAYIATMDGAGHICNLHRPDAFSAVIRKFSSEIV, from the coding sequence ATGAGTCAGATCAGCGAAGAAGCCGCGCTTCACGGAGTCGATATTGTTGGACCCACAGACGGGCAACCAGTCGTCTTCGTTCATGGGGCGATGTTTACCCGTAAGCTGTGGGCCCCTCAGCGCGATGCGCTTTCAGACGAGTACCGGGTAATCGCACCGGATCTTCCGGGGCACGGTACGCGGTTGGATGAGACGTTCCGTCTGGAGCCAGCGATAGAGCTGCTTGACGATCTTATCGAGACGCAAGCCGATGGCCACGCGATTCTAGTCGGTCTCTCTCTGGGTGGATACGTCTCAACTGAGTACGCCAGTCGGTATCCTGAGAAGGTTGATGGACTCGTTGTCGTAGGAAGTAGCGCGAACCCGGTTGGCCGGATGGAGGCCGTTACACGAGTAGTAGGCACAGTATCGAGGCTCGCGACCAGAAGTGACCGTGTTGAACAGGGTATTCGACGTGCCGGTGAGAAATGGGTTCGAGAGCGTGATCTCTCCCCAGAGATTAAAGAGGAGATCATCGATTCCGGAATCTATCCACGACAGTTTGGGGAAGCTGGCCCAGATCTGAGAGGGAAAGATTTCCGAAGCGCCTTATCAACGTATCCCGGCCCGACGCTTGTTATTAATGGGGCACGGGACCTCATCATGCAGAGAGGTGCAGAGGACCACGCTGCAGCCACGAACAATGCCTATATAGCCACTATGGATGGGGCCGGTCATATTTGCAACCTTCATCGACCGGATGCATTCAGTGCGGTCATACGGAAGTTTAGCAGTGAGATCGTCTAA
- a CDS encoding sulfite exporter TauE/SafE family protein, translating into MELFGLGIVMIGFFVGFGLLIGILFGFFGMGGSFLVTPALLVLGYPAPVAVGSAFAFVFGTSVIGALRHRDHGQISYTLAAVMILGMTFGIEVGTRVVFVLANLGNADFVISVVYVGLLGAVGLIVLRDTSTDGIDVGTGRVATKVQAITLPPLVSLPGGATVSVWVILVVGSGIGILSGSLGVGGGFLLLPVMVYGFGIPTAIAAGTSILQISVSGVFGTFVYAQSNAVNVSVVAALLGGSALGARIGASATRLVDEADVKGYFAVMLLAGGIATASKQVGVAFGVEMLETMSTRLIFGTAVLVSGAIIYMSIAALRENREHRSPLIRKLPVRLRQ; encoded by the coding sequence ATGGAACTCTTCGGTCTTGGTATCGTGATGATTGGTTTCTTCGTCGGGTTCGGCCTGCTCATCGGTATCCTTTTTGGATTTTTCGGGATGGGGGGATCGTTTCTCGTGACGCCAGCGCTGTTGGTGCTCGGATATCCGGCACCGGTGGCTGTCGGGAGCGCATTCGCGTTCGTCTTCGGCACCAGTGTCATCGGTGCGCTCAGACACCGTGATCACGGCCAGATCAGCTACACACTGGCGGCGGTGATGATTCTCGGAATGACGTTCGGTATCGAAGTCGGTACCCGAGTCGTGTTCGTGCTTGCGAATCTCGGTAACGCTGACTTCGTCATCAGCGTGGTGTACGTCGGCCTTCTTGGAGCGGTCGGGCTCATCGTCCTCCGAGATACCAGTACCGACGGTATCGATGTGGGAACGGGCCGAGTCGCTACCAAGGTTCAGGCCATCACGCTCCCACCACTGGTGTCGCTACCTGGCGGTGCTACTGTATCAGTGTGGGTTATCCTTGTTGTTGGGTCGGGCATCGGCATTCTCTCTGGCAGTCTCGGTGTCGGTGGAGGATTCCTTCTACTCCCCGTCATGGTCTATGGATTCGGCATTCCCACTGCAATTGCTGCTGGGACCAGCATCCTCCAGATCTCGGTTTCGGGCGTGTTCGGGACGTTCGTCTACGCCCAGTCGAACGCCGTCAATGTATCCGTTGTCGCCGCGCTGCTCGGCGGGAGCGCTCTCGGCGCTCGCATCGGTGCAAGTGCGACACGGCTGGTAGACGAGGCTGACGTCAAGGGATACTTCGCTGTAATGCTGCTCGCGGGGGGTATCGCCACCGCAAGTAAGCAGGTAGGTGTCGCATTCGGCGTTGAGATGCTTGAGACCATGAGTACACGTCTCATCTTCGGAACCGCAGTCCTGGTCAGTGGTGCGATCATCTACATGTCGATCGCTGCACTCAGAGAGAATCGAGAGCATAGATCGCCACTGATCCGCAAACTACCGGTACGGCTTCGACAGTAG
- a CDS encoding FAD-binding oxidoreductase: MAQHVLPAEQIEQFEVGFHGDLIRPDDVDYDDARGVWNGMIDKHPALIARCRGVGDVISAVNFARENGLLVAVRGGGHNVAGTAVCDDGLVIDLSEMRGVRIDPDAQRAWVQAGATWADVDHETQAFGLATPGGAVSETGVAGLTLGGGIGHLRCKYGLTCDNLRSVDLVTADGTFVTASEDEAPDLFWGLRGGGGNFGVVTGFEFDLHPVGPEVATCLVFYSGDRMAECLRAYREYVASASVEVSTLTLSGVMPDEELFPSDVVDDTKIAITGCYAGSVEDGERALAPLEEIAEPIADFSGPMPYVDYQQLFDEDYPDGMRYYWKSLYLDGLSESAIDRIVYWTDVAPSPLSTVDVWQLGGAIERADTEDSAFAGRHAPFLLGVEANWERPEDDDENVEWVRGCLDDMRQFSDGSVYLNFPGFLEEGDDMMRTTFGPTYERLVALKDEYDPANLFSLNQNITPSESAEADGGACHE; encoded by the coding sequence ATGGCACAACACGTCCTTCCCGCCGAACAGATCGAACAGTTCGAAGTCGGATTCCACGGCGACCTGATTCGTCCCGATGACGTCGACTACGACGACGCGCGCGGGGTGTGGAACGGGATGATCGACAAGCATCCGGCCCTAATTGCCCGATGTCGAGGCGTCGGAGACGTCATCAGCGCTGTGAACTTCGCGCGCGAGAACGGCCTCCTCGTTGCGGTACGTGGTGGCGGCCACAACGTCGCCGGGACTGCGGTCTGCGATGACGGGCTCGTCATCGATCTCTCGGAGATGCGGGGTGTGCGGATCGACCCCGACGCACAGAGGGCGTGGGTCCAGGCCGGTGCCACGTGGGCAGACGTGGATCACGAGACTCAGGCCTTCGGTCTCGCAACGCCAGGCGGGGCCGTCTCGGAGACGGGCGTCGCAGGACTCACGCTCGGCGGCGGCATCGGTCACCTTCGTTGTAAGTACGGACTGACTTGCGACAACCTCAGGTCAGTCGATTTAGTCACCGCGGACGGCACGTTCGTGACCGCCAGCGAGGACGAGGCTCCGGACCTCTTCTGGGGCCTTCGCGGTGGTGGCGGCAACTTCGGGGTGGTTACCGGCTTCGAGTTCGACCTCCACCCGGTCGGACCCGAGGTGGCGACCTGCCTCGTGTTCTATTCAGGAGACCGGATGGCCGAGTGTCTGCGGGCGTATCGCGAGTACGTCGCGTCAGCGTCCGTGGAAGTCAGCACACTCACGTTGTCTGGCGTGATGCCCGACGAGGAACTCTTCCCCTCGGACGTGGTGGACGACACCAAAATCGCCATCACGGGCTGTTACGCGGGATCGGTCGAGGACGGTGAGCGTGCGCTCGCACCCTTGGAGGAGATCGCCGAACCGATCGCCGACTTCAGCGGCCCGATGCCGTACGTAGACTATCAACAGCTCTTCGATGAGGACTACCCCGATGGAATGCGCTACTACTGGAAGTCGCTGTACCTCGACGGCCTGTCGGAGTCCGCCATCGATCGCATCGTGTACTGGACCGACGTGGCACCCTCACCGCTCTCGACGGTCGACGTCTGGCAGTTAGGGGGCGCAATCGAACGGGCTGACACCGAGGACAGCGCGTTCGCCGGACGACACGCGCCCTTCCTGCTTGGCGTCGAAGCGAACTGGGAGCGCCCGGAAGACGACGACGAGAACGTCGAGTGGGTGCGCGGCTGTCTCGACGATATGCGCCAGTTTTCGGACGGTTCGGTGTATCTGAACTTCCCGGGATTCCTCGAAGAGGGCGACGACATGATGCGGACCACGTTCGGACCGACGTACGAACGATTGGTCGCCCTGAAAGACGAGTACGACCCGGCGAATCTGTTCAGCCTCAACCAAAACATCACACCGTCCGAAAGCGCTGAGGCTGACGGCGGGGCATGCCATGAGTGA